A DNA window from Cloacibacillus sp. An23 contains the following coding sequences:
- a CDS encoding efflux RND transporter periplasmic adaptor subunit yields the protein MGLPKSMSGKIAAVVIVLLVASATVAVYFKERPDDSHVRASGTVEVTQVQLAPLAGGRILELAIDESDHVEKGQFIARLSMDGADDDVKMAEASLNAARAKLDELNNGYRKEDIARARAQVGAYRAQYEQAKRDEERFTALAADGVVAEREAELAVENSKSALDTMRAAEEQLRLLENGPRKEEIAAAEANLANAEAAYKKAQTLVGYKELYSPVSGVVLTKNYEIGDVINAGAAVATLGDLTDCWVKLYIPSTQLSLVKLGGKCSVFVDPYPDRAFEATITEINQQAEYNPRMSLTQSERANMVFWIKVSIKDTGGVIKPGMPADVTIL from the coding sequence GTGGGTTTGCCAAAATCTATGTCAGGCAAGATCGCCGCCGTAGTAATCGTACTGCTGGTGGCCAGCGCTACGGTCGCGGTTTATTTCAAGGAACGCCCGGACGACAGCCATGTCCGCGCTTCGGGGACGGTCGAGGTCACGCAGGTGCAGCTCGCGCCGCTCGCCGGAGGGCGCATTCTCGAGCTCGCGATAGATGAGTCCGACCACGTCGAGAAAGGGCAGTTCATCGCGCGGCTGTCTATGGACGGGGCCGACGACGACGTCAAGATGGCGGAGGCTTCGCTGAACGCGGCGCGCGCGAAGCTCGACGAGCTTAACAACGGCTACCGCAAAGAGGACATAGCGCGCGCGAGGGCCCAGGTCGGCGCGTACCGCGCTCAGTACGAGCAGGCCAAACGCGACGAGGAGCGCTTCACTGCGCTCGCTGCGGACGGCGTAGTGGCCGAGCGCGAGGCGGAGCTTGCAGTCGAGAACTCAAAGTCCGCGCTGGACACGATGCGCGCCGCGGAGGAACAGCTGAGGCTGCTCGAGAACGGGCCGCGCAAAGAGGAGATAGCGGCTGCGGAGGCCAATCTGGCTAACGCCGAGGCCGCCTATAAGAAGGCGCAGACTCTGGTCGGCTACAAAGAGCTTTATTCGCCCGTCTCCGGCGTCGTGCTCACGAAAAATTACGAAATAGGCGACGTGATAAACGCCGGAGCCGCCGTCGCTACTCTCGGTGACCTCACCGACTGCTGGGTGAAGCTCTACATTCCGTCTACGCAGCTCTCGCTCGTCAAGCTCGGCGGCAAATGCAGCGTCTTCGTAGACCCGTACCCCGACCGCGCCTTCGAGGCGACAATAACGGAGATAAACCAGCAGGCCGAGTACAACCCGCGCATGTCGCTGACGCAGAGCGAGCGCGCCAACATGGTCTTCTGGATCAAGGTTTCCATAAAAGACACGGGGGGCGTCATAAAGCCCGGAATGCCGGCGGACGTAACGATACTATGA